One Burkholderia sp. PAMC 26561 genomic window carries:
- a CDS encoding sigma-54-dependent transcriptional regulator: protein MPHALIVEDDPNSLSGLSAILAADGFSVDTATTLAEARSALTRFIPDVVLVDLNLPDGSGLDLLHNLPAQPPGGALPVIVMTGNATVESAIEGLRQGIWDYLLKPVNIPRLRSLLARIPRPYELTEEVGALRSTLRELGHFGSMLGRSAAIQHVYDLIEHTAPTEAAVLICGEAGTGKKVAARTLHEMSRRRKGPFVSFDCAAATDSNARSMESLMFGHERGAFAGAENREPGLLEQAGGGTLFLDQIDALPIAQQEALLRALDSQTFMRVGGSNKIVTDFRLLASTRVPPKDAVAEGKLREDLFQRLNASSIALPPLRDRGDDIALLAEHFVYELNRENHVSGITSGAPKRVSPDFIRECLAAEWPGNVRELRDRVRRAYHASGDVIETLRADEHTSAGGRGLNGTSVQVTVGTALADVEDMLIRATLEAVGGTRHRAATLLGISPKTLYNKLQRMKLE from the coding sequence ATGCCACACGCTTTGATTGTCGAAGACGATCCGAACAGCCTTTCTGGCCTGTCCGCCATTCTCGCGGCCGACGGCTTTTCCGTCGATACCGCAACCACCCTCGCCGAGGCGCGGTCCGCCCTGACGCGCTTCATTCCGGACGTCGTGCTCGTCGACCTGAACTTGCCGGATGGCAGCGGTCTCGACCTGCTGCACAACCTTCCTGCGCAGCCGCCAGGCGGCGCCCTGCCGGTTATCGTGATGACCGGGAACGCGACTGTGGAAAGCGCGATTGAAGGCCTGCGGCAGGGCATCTGGGATTACCTGCTGAAGCCGGTGAACATTCCGCGCCTGCGCAGTTTGCTCGCACGCATTCCACGCCCGTACGAACTGACCGAGGAAGTCGGCGCGTTGCGCAGCACGCTGCGCGAACTCGGCCATTTCGGCAGCATGCTGGGACGCAGCGCCGCGATCCAGCATGTCTACGACCTGATCGAACATACCGCGCCGACTGAAGCCGCCGTACTGATCTGCGGGGAAGCCGGCACGGGCAAGAAGGTCGCCGCACGTACCCTGCATGAGATGAGCCGGCGCCGCAAAGGTCCATTTGTTTCGTTCGATTGCGCGGCAGCCACGGACAGCAACGCACGTTCGATGGAAAGCCTGATGTTCGGTCACGAGCGCGGCGCATTCGCCGGCGCGGAGAACCGCGAGCCGGGCTTGCTCGAACAGGCCGGTGGCGGCACGTTGTTCCTCGATCAGATCGATGCATTGCCGATCGCCCAGCAAGAAGCCCTGCTGCGCGCACTCGACTCGCAGACGTTCATGCGCGTGGGCGGCAGCAACAAGATCGTGACGGATTTCCGGCTGCTGGCATCGACCAGAGTGCCGCCCAAAGACGCCGTCGCCGAGGGCAAATTGCGCGAGGATCTGTTCCAGCGCCTGAATGCATCGTCGATTGCGTTGCCACCGCTGCGCGATCGCGGCGATGACATTGCGCTCCTCGCCGAGCATTTCGTCTATGAGCTGAATCGCGAAAATCATGTGAGCGGCATCACGAGCGGCGCGCCCAAACGTGTGAGCCCGGATTTCATCCGCGAGTGCCTTGCAGCCGAATGGCCGGGCAACGTGCGTGAGTTGCGCGACCGGGTTCGTCGTGCGTACCACGCGTCCGGCGACGTGATCGAAACCCTTCGCGCCGATGAACATACGAGCGCAGGCGGACGTGGGCTGAACGGCACCAGCGTCCAGGTGACGGTCGGCACGGCACTCGCCGACGTGGAAGACATGCTGATTCGCGCGACGCTCGAAGCGGTTGGCGGCACGCGGCATCGGGCGGCGACGCTGCTTGGCATCAGCCCGAAGACGCTCTACAACAAGCTGCAGCGCATGAAGCTGGAGTAA
- the nagZ gene encoding beta-N-acetylhexosaminidase, translating into MLDVAGTTLSDADIRRIDHPMTGGIILFTRHFQDRAQLVALTDAIRAVRDDILIAVDHEGGRVQRFRTDGFTVLPAPGKLGALWDRDVLLATKTATAFGYVLAAELRACGIDMSFTPVLDLDYGHSKVIGDRALHSDPRVVTLLAKSLNHGLALAGMANCGKHFPGHGFASADSHVAMPVDDRSLEDILAADTKPYDWLGMSLASVIPAHVIYPQVDEKPAGFSRVWLQDILRGKLGFNGAIFSDDLSMEAARAGGTLTEAAAAALTAGCDMVLICNQPEEAEKVLDRLTFQQTKASLTRLKRMRPRGHAWRWNKLMSQVEYQQALALIKSALG; encoded by the coding sequence ATGCTCGACGTGGCCGGCACCACGCTCTCCGACGCCGACATTCGCCGTATCGACCATCCGATGACCGGCGGCATCATCCTCTTCACGCGGCATTTCCAGGATCGGGCGCAGCTCGTTGCACTGACCGACGCGATTCGCGCGGTGCGTGACGATATCCTGATCGCCGTGGATCACGAAGGTGGCCGCGTGCAGCGTTTCCGTACCGATGGCTTCACGGTCCTGCCCGCGCCGGGCAAGCTCGGCGCGTTGTGGGATCGCGACGTATTGCTCGCTACCAAGACCGCGACGGCCTTTGGCTACGTGCTCGCGGCGGAGTTGCGGGCGTGCGGTATCGACATGAGTTTCACGCCCGTACTCGATCTCGACTACGGGCATTCGAAGGTGATCGGCGATCGCGCGTTGCACAGCGACCCGCGCGTGGTGACCCTGCTTGCGAAGAGCCTGAACCACGGCTTGGCGCTCGCGGGCATGGCCAATTGCGGCAAGCATTTTCCGGGACACGGGTTTGCATCGGCGGATTCGCATGTCGCCATGCCGGTGGACGACCGCTCGCTCGAAGACATCCTCGCCGCCGATACCAAGCCGTACGACTGGCTGGGGATGTCGCTGGCGTCGGTGATTCCGGCGCACGTGATCTACCCGCAAGTCGATGAAAAACCTGCCGGCTTCTCGCGCGTCTGGCTGCAGGACATCTTGCGGGGCAAGCTGGGTTTCAATGGCGCGATCTTCAGCGACGATCTTTCGATGGAAGCCGCCCGCGCCGGCGGCACGCTGACCGAAGCCGCGGCCGCGGCGCTGACCGCCGGCTGTGACATGGTGCTGATCTGCAACCAGCCGGAAGAGGCGGAGAAGGTCCTCGACAGGCTGACGTTCCAGCAGACGAAGGCGTCGCTGACGCGGTTGAAGCGCATGCGTCCCAGAGGGCACGCGTGGCGCTGGAACAAGCTGATGTCGCAGGTGGAATATCAGCAGGCGCTGGCGCTGATCAAGAGCGCGCTGGGCTGA
- the acpS gene encoding holo-ACP synthase — protein MAIYGIGTDLVQVSRIAGVMERTKGRFAEKVLGADELRVYHARKARSEVRGLAFLATRFSAKEAFSKAIGLGMHWPMTWRAVQTLNEPSGKPKVVASGELAEWLEARGITAQVTITDERDYAVSFVIAETNVQDY, from the coding sequence ATGGCGATCTACGGAATCGGTACGGACCTGGTTCAGGTAAGCCGCATTGCCGGCGTGATGGAGCGCACGAAAGGGCGCTTCGCCGAGAAGGTGCTCGGCGCGGACGAACTGCGCGTCTATCACGCACGCAAGGCGCGCTCCGAAGTACGCGGCCTGGCGTTCCTCGCAACGCGTTTCTCGGCGAAGGAAGCGTTTTCGAAGGCGATCGGCCTCGGCATGCACTGGCCCATGACCTGGCGCGCGGTCCAGACGCTCAACGAGCCGAGCGGCAAGCCGAAGGTGGTGGCATCGGGCGAACTCGCCGAGTGGCTCGAGGCCCGTGGCATCACGGCGCAAGTCACCATCACCGATGAACGCGACTACGCGGTGTCGTTCGTGATCGCAGAAACGAATGTGCAAGACTACTAA
- the pdxJ gene encoding pyridoxine 5'-phosphate synthase, giving the protein MSFFLSSPANVIDLGVNIDHVATLRNARGTQYPDPIRAALQAEEAGADAITLHLREDRRHILDADVHALRPLLKTRMNLECAVTQEMLDIACGVRPHDVCLVPEKRQELTTEGGLDVAGQFNAVKAACEQLKQAGARVSLFIDADETQIRAAHEAGAPVIELHTGCYAEAHDEATQQKEFERVARSVDFGNSLGLKVNAGHGLHYTNVQPIAALEGIVELNIGHAIVAHAIFAGWDNAVREMKAIMVASRLAATSSL; this is encoded by the coding sequence ATGAGCTTCTTTCTTTCGTCGCCCGCGAATGTGATCGATCTGGGCGTCAACATCGATCACGTCGCAACGCTGCGCAACGCGCGTGGCACGCAGTACCCCGACCCGATCCGCGCCGCGCTGCAAGCTGAAGAAGCCGGCGCCGACGCCATCACGCTGCATTTGCGGGAAGATCGCCGTCACATTCTCGATGCCGACGTGCACGCGCTGCGTCCTCTGCTCAAAACGCGGATGAACCTTGAATGCGCGGTGACGCAGGAAATGCTCGACATCGCGTGCGGCGTGCGTCCGCATGACGTGTGTCTTGTGCCGGAAAAGCGCCAGGAACTGACGACCGAAGGCGGCCTTGACGTCGCCGGCCAGTTCAACGCCGTCAAAGCCGCGTGCGAGCAGTTGAAGCAGGCGGGCGCGCGGGTTTCGCTTTTCATCGATGCCGATGAAACCCAGATTCGCGCCGCGCATGAAGCGGGCGCGCCGGTTATCGAACTGCATACGGGCTGCTACGCCGAAGCACACGACGAGGCCACGCAGCAAAAGGAATTCGAGCGCGTGGCGCGAAGCGTCGATTTCGGCAATTCGCTCGGCCTGAAGGTGAACGCGGGACACGGTCTGCACTACACGAACGTGCAGCCGATCGCAGCGCTTGAAGGCATCGTGGAGCTGAACATCGGGCATGCGATCGTCGCGCACGCGATCTTCGCCGGCTGGGACAACGCCGTGCGCGAGATGAAGGCGATCATGGTGGCGTCGCGTCTTGCCGCCACATCGTCGCTATAA
- the recO gene encoding DNA repair protein RecO: MGTNDAWMTQSSNADSDPLADDNFSVDEPPTPAPKKRGTRAASTKASAKSAAPKEPRPPRAAPRSDFRIAEQPSFVLHSYPYRETSLILDVFSRDHGRVALVAKGAKRPHSALRGVLQTFQPLGLSWTGKGEVRTLTQAEWVGGMLPLAGDALLCGFYVNELLVKFCAREDAHPALFNHYVLTLSRLAHGEPALYALRSFERVLLRETGYAMALNKTITRQPVVAGQKYVFDPERGVREASDDVPSQWPVIAGQTLLDMEKDEYSRPQTAAQSKTLMRFLLNVYLGGTPLATRQILIDLQNL, translated from the coding sequence ATGGGTACGAATGACGCGTGGATGACCCAGTCTTCCAACGCCGACTCCGATCCGCTCGCCGACGATAACTTCAGTGTCGACGAGCCGCCGACGCCCGCGCCGAAAAAGCGCGGGACGCGCGCCGCTTCGACCAAAGCTTCCGCCAAATCCGCTGCACCGAAAGAACCCAGGCCGCCTCGCGCTGCGCCGCGTTCGGATTTCCGTATCGCGGAGCAGCCGTCGTTCGTACTGCACAGCTATCCGTATCGTGAAACAAGCCTGATCCTCGATGTATTTTCCCGCGATCACGGCCGCGTTGCGCTCGTCGCCAAGGGCGCAAAACGGCCGCATTCGGCGCTGCGCGGCGTACTGCAGACATTCCAGCCACTGGGTTTGTCGTGGACGGGGAAGGGCGAAGTACGCACCCTGACGCAGGCAGAATGGGTCGGCGGCATGTTGCCGCTCGCCGGCGACGCGTTGCTGTGCGGTTTCTACGTCAACGAATTGCTCGTCAAGTTCTGCGCACGCGAAGACGCGCATCCCGCGCTGTTCAATCATTACGTGCTGACGTTGTCGCGTCTCGCGCACGGCGAGCCGGCGCTGTACGCGTTGCGATCGTTCGAGCGCGTGTTGCTGCGCGAGACCGGTTACGCAATGGCGCTGAACAAGACCATCACGCGCCAGCCGGTTGTCGCCGGGCAGAAGTACGTGTTCGATCCCGAACGCGGCGTGCGTGAAGCATCGGACGATGTCCCGTCGCAATGGCCCGTGATCGCGGGGCAAACCCTTCTCGACATGGAGAAGGACGAATACAGCCGCCCGCAGACGGCCGCGCAGAGCAAAACGCTGATGCGCTTTCTGCTGAACGTGTATCTTGGCGGCACGCCGCTCGCCACCCGTCAAATCCTGATCGACCTGCAAAATCTATGA
- the era gene encoding GTPase Era: MNAPTPSDFRCGMVAIVGRPNVGKSTLMNALVGQKVSITSRKAQTTRHRITGIRTLDDAQYIFVDTPGFQTKHSGALNRSLNRAVTSTLTAVDAILFVIEAGRFGPDDQKVLDLIPNDTPCLLIANKLDHVNDKETLFPFMQKMSALHDFKEIVPMTAKHPDDITRLMAVVKPYLPEGTPIYGEDDLTDRSERFLAAEILREKVFRWTGDELPYTSTVMIDKWETEGRLRRIFATILVERDTHKAMIIGHKGAKLKQISTEARLDMEKLFDGPVYLETFIKVKSGWADNEAGLRAYGYE; encoded by the coding sequence ATGAACGCTCCCACTCCCTCTGATTTCCGCTGCGGCATGGTCGCGATCGTCGGCCGGCCGAACGTCGGCAAGTCGACCTTGATGAACGCGCTCGTCGGGCAGAAAGTCAGCATCACATCGCGCAAGGCGCAGACCACGCGGCATCGGATCACCGGCATTCGTACGTTGGACGACGCACAGTACATCTTTGTCGATACCCCCGGCTTCCAGACCAAGCACAGCGGCGCACTGAACCGCTCGCTGAACCGTGCTGTAACTTCCACGCTGACAGCGGTCGATGCCATCCTGTTCGTGATCGAAGCTGGCCGTTTCGGGCCGGACGACCAAAAAGTGCTCGACCTGATCCCGAACGACACGCCGTGCCTTTTGATCGCAAACAAGCTGGATCACGTGAACGACAAGGAGACGCTGTTCCCGTTCATGCAGAAGATGAGCGCTTTGCACGACTTCAAGGAAATCGTGCCGATGACCGCGAAGCATCCCGACGACATCACGCGTCTGATGGCGGTGGTGAAGCCGTATCTCCCGGAAGGAACGCCCATCTACGGCGAAGACGACCTGACGGACCGCAGCGAGCGTTTTCTCGCCGCTGAAATCCTGCGCGAGAAAGTGTTCCGCTGGACTGGCGACGAGTTGCCGTACACGAGCACGGTGATGATCGACAAATGGGAGACCGAAGGCCGCCTGCGCCGGATTTTCGCGACCATCCTGGTTGAACGCGATACCCACAAGGCGATGATCATCGGTCACAAAGGGGCGAAGCTGAAGCAGATCAGCACTGAAGCTCGTCTCGACATGGAAAAGCTTTTCGATGGCCCCGTGTACCTTGAAACCTTCATCAAGGTGAAGAGCGGCTGGGCCGATAACGAAGCGGGATTGCGCGCCTATGGGTACGAATGA
- the rnc gene encoding ribonuclease III produces MPSTPLESRLQYEFRNAELLRQAMTHRSHSATHNERLEFLGDSVLNCVVAALLFQRFAKLDEGDLSRVRANLVKQQSLYEIAQALNVSEALRLGEGELRSGGFRRPSILADTLEAIFGAVFLDGGFDAALEVIKRLYTPILDHIDPRTIGKDAKTLLQEYLQGHKIALPTYTVVATHGAAHNQQFEVECTVPKLDVKVSGSGASRRAAEQAAAKKALDELASATPVLTAKPKRKGSRAAKLAEQEIVPGVTGVQAALDLRAPDRRERARASAANGNAHNDPERPATAPLAVIRASHVEPSAEKVERSTIHRAERAEKGAPEASTARSESADKPVDNAVHNPVEKGIVKAASKPVAESVVIDKSASPARSRDEAPAKAEESVEAHADASVDETVARSADAGH; encoded by the coding sequence ATGCCCTCAACCCCGTTGGAAAGCCGGCTTCAGTACGAATTTCGCAATGCGGAATTGCTGCGCCAGGCGATGACCCATCGCAGTCACAGTGCCACGCACAATGAACGACTCGAATTTCTCGGAGATTCCGTTCTAAATTGCGTGGTGGCTGCGCTTTTGTTCCAACGATTCGCAAAACTCGACGAAGGCGATCTTTCTCGCGTCCGCGCCAACCTGGTCAAGCAGCAGTCGCTTTATGAGATTGCGCAGGCGCTGAACGTCTCGGAAGCCTTGCGCCTGGGCGAAGGGGAGCTGCGCAGTGGCGGGTTTCGTCGGCCGTCCATCTTGGCTGACACACTGGAAGCCATTTTCGGCGCTGTCTTCCTCGACGGCGGTTTCGACGCGGCGCTGGAAGTCATCAAGCGCCTCTACACGCCAATTCTCGATCACATCGATCCACGCACCATCGGCAAGGACGCGAAGACGCTGCTGCAAGAGTATCTGCAGGGGCACAAGATCGCGTTGCCGACTTATACCGTTGTCGCAACGCACGGGGCCGCGCACAACCAGCAGTTCGAGGTGGAATGCACGGTGCCGAAGCTCGACGTGAAGGTGTCGGGTTCCGGCGCGAGCCGCCGTGCGGCCGAACAGGCTGCGGCGAAAAAGGCGCTGGACGAACTGGCGTCGGCCACGCCCGTGCTGACCGCCAAGCCCAAGCGCAAGGGTTCCCGTGCTGCCAAACTCGCGGAACAGGAAATCGTCCCCGGCGTAACGGGCGTTCAGGCTGCACTGGATCTGCGTGCTCCCGATCGGCGTGAACGCGCGCGGGCGAGCGCGGCCAACGGCAATGCCCATAACGATCCCGAACGTCCGGCGACGGCGCCGCTGGCGGTGATTCGTGCATCGCACGTGGAACCATCGGCGGAGAAGGTCGAGCGTTCGACGATTCATCGGGCGGAACGCGCGGAGAAGGGCGCACCCGAGGCGTCTACGGCGCGCAGCGAGAGCGCTGATAAACCGGTGGATAACGCTGTGCATAACCCGGTGGAGAAGGGCATCGTCAAGGCGGCAAGCAAGCCGGTCGCGGAATCCGTGGTCATCGACAAATCCGCGTCCCCTGCACGGTCGCGCGACGAAGCGCCGGCGAAAGCCGAGGAAAGCGTCGAGGCGCACGCGGACGCGAGCGTCGACGAAACCGTCGCACGCTCGGCCGATGCCGGTCATTAA
- the lepB gene encoding signal peptidase I — protein sequence MNFALILLVLVVLTGIAWVFDKLVFEPQRRRAADAAVAEFDQQQARLEPRFADEHAPQTRARLRDEKLRQPWYLEYSASFFPVILVVFVVRSFVVEPFKIPSGSMVPTLLVGDFILVNKFEYGLRLPISNTKLTSGTPLKRGDVVVFRYPKDESVDYIKRAIGLPGDTVAYQDKKLTINGKPVPETSLPDFFDDERIGYAKQFEEDLDGRKNAILNNAQVPPFVIGADDFPNRDNCNYNAQGVICKVPPGSYFMMGDNRDNSADSRYWGFVPDANIVGRAFFIWMNFSSLKRIGSFH from the coding sequence ATGAATTTTGCGTTGATTCTTTTGGTGCTCGTCGTCCTGACGGGTATCGCGTGGGTGTTCGATAAACTGGTATTCGAGCCGCAACGGCGGCGCGCGGCAGATGCAGCGGTAGCGGAGTTCGACCAGCAGCAGGCACGTCTGGAACCGCGCTTCGCCGACGAGCACGCACCGCAAACACGTGCTCGTCTGCGCGATGAAAAGCTCCGCCAGCCCTGGTATCTGGAATATTCGGCAAGCTTCTTTCCGGTCATCCTCGTGGTTTTTGTCGTGCGTTCGTTCGTTGTCGAGCCCTTCAAGATTCCGTCCGGATCGATGGTGCCGACGCTGCTGGTCGGTGACTTCATTCTGGTCAATAAATTCGAATACGGTTTGCGCCTGCCTATCAGCAATACGAAGCTGACAAGCGGCACGCCGCTTAAACGCGGCGACGTGGTCGTGTTCCGTTATCCAAAAGACGAATCCGTCGATTACATCAAGCGCGCAATCGGACTTCCCGGCGACACGGTTGCGTATCAGGACAAGAAGCTCACCATCAATGGCAAGCCGGTTCCTGAAACGTCGTTGCCCGATTTCTTCGATGACGAACGCATTGGTTATGCAAAGCAGTTCGAAGAAGATCTCGACGGCCGCAAGAACGCCATTCTGAACAATGCACAAGTACCGCCGTTTGTGATTGGCGCCGATGATTTCCCGAATCGCGACAACTGCAATTACAACGCGCAAGGTGTGATCTGCAAGGTGCCCCCGGGCAGCTACTTCATGATGGGCGACAATCGCGACAACAGCGCGGACAGCCGTTATTGGGGTTTTGTACCTGATGCAAATATCGTTGGTCGAGCATTCTTTATCTGGATGAACTTCAGCAGTTTGAAGCGCATTGGTTCATTCCATTGA
- the lepA gene encoding translation elongation factor 4, which yields MNHIRNFSIIAHIDHGKSTLADRIIQLCGGLSDREMDAQVLDSMDLERERGITIKAQTAALSYKARDGQVYNLNLIDTPGHVDFSYEVSRSLSACEGALLVVDASQGVEAQTVANCYMAIELGVEVVPVLNKIDLPAADPENAIAEIEDVIGIDATDATHCSAKTGLGVTDVLEALIAKVPPPKGDPDAPLQALIIDSWFDNYVGVVMLVRIKNGTLRPKDKVKMMASGAVYPVEHLGVFAPKATNLASLSAGQVGFIIAGIKELQAAKVGDTVTTVARPAETPLPGFKEVKPQVFAGLYPVEANQYDALRESLEKLKLNDASLQYEPEVSQALGFGFRCGFLGLLHMEIVQERLEREFDMDLITTAPTVVYEVVKRDGELIQVENPAKMPEPSYIEEVREPIVTVNLYMPQEYVGAVITLCTGKRGQQINMQYHGRQVQLTYEIPMAEIVLDFFDRLKSTSRGYASMDYEFKEYRASDVVKVDMLINGDKVDALSVITHRSQSQHRGREVASKMRELIPRQMYDVAIQATIGANIIARENIKALRKNVLAKCYGGDISRKKKLLEKQKAGKKRMKQVGSVEIPQEAFLAILRVED from the coding sequence ATGAATCATATTCGTAACTTCTCGATCATTGCGCACATCGACCACGGCAAATCGACGCTGGCCGACCGCATCATCCAGCTTTGCGGCGGCTTGTCCGACCGCGAAATGGACGCGCAGGTGCTCGATTCCATGGATCTCGAGCGTGAGCGCGGCATCACGATCAAGGCGCAAACCGCGGCCCTGAGCTACAAGGCGCGCGACGGTCAGGTCTACAACCTGAATCTCATCGACACCCCCGGACACGTCGACTTTTCTTATGAAGTCAGCCGTTCGCTTTCCGCGTGCGAAGGCGCGCTGCTGGTCGTGGACGCGAGCCAGGGCGTGGAAGCGCAGACGGTCGCCAACTGCTACATGGCGATCGAACTCGGCGTGGAAGTCGTGCCGGTGCTGAACAAGATCGACTTGCCGGCCGCCGACCCCGAGAACGCGATTGCGGAAATCGAAGACGTGATCGGTATCGATGCAACCGATGCGACGCATTGCAGCGCCAAGACGGGCCTGGGCGTCACCGACGTACTCGAAGCGCTGATCGCGAAGGTGCCGCCGCCGAAGGGCGATCCGGACGCGCCGCTGCAGGCGCTGATCATCGACTCGTGGTTCGATAACTACGTGGGCGTGGTCATGCTCGTGCGCATCAAGAACGGCACGCTGCGCCCGAAAGACAAGGTCAAGATGATGGCGTCCGGCGCGGTGTATCCGGTCGAGCACCTCGGCGTGTTCGCGCCGAAGGCCACGAACCTGGCGTCGCTGTCGGCGGGGCAGGTGGGCTTCATTATCGCGGGCATCAAGGAGCTGCAGGCTGCGAAGGTCGGCGATACGGTCACCACCGTCGCCCGTCCGGCCGAAACGCCGTTGCCCGGCTTCAAGGAAGTGAAGCCGCAAGTGTTCGCCGGTTTGTATCCGGTCGAAGCGAATCAGTACGACGCATTGCGTGAATCGCTGGAAAAGCTGAAGCTCAACGACGCGTCGCTGCAATACGAGCCGGAAGTGTCGCAGGCGCTCGGTTTTGGTTTCCGATGCGGCTTTCTCGGTCTTCTGCACATGGAGATCGTGCAGGAACGCCTTGAGCGCGAGTTCGACATGGACCTCATCACCACGGCGCCGACCGTGGTGTACGAAGTCGTGAAGCGCGACGGCGAACTGATCCAGGTCGAGAATCCGGCCAAGATGCCGGAGCCTTCGTACATTGAAGAAGTGCGCGAGCCGATCGTGACCGTGAACCTGTACATGCCGCAGGAGTATGTGGGCGCGGTGATCACGCTGTGCACGGGCAAGCGCGGCCAGCAGATCAACATGCAGTATCACGGCCGTCAGGTCCAGCTCACGTACGAAATCCCCATGGCGGAAATCGTGCTCGATTTCTTCGATCGGCTGAAGTCCACGTCGCGCGGTTATGCGTCCATGGACTACGAGTTCAAGGAATATCGTGCGTCTGACGTGGTGAAGGTCGACATGCTGATCAACGGCGATAAAGTCGATGCGCTGTCAGTCATCACGCACCGGTCGCAGAGCCAGCATCGCGGGCGCGAAGTGGCGTCGAAGATGCGCGAACTGATTCCGCGGCAGATGTACGACGTGGCGATCCAGGCGACTATCGGCGCGAACATCATTGCGCGCGAGAACATTAAAGCATTGCGTAAGAACGTTCTGGCAAAGTGCTACGGCGGCGATATCTCCCGAAAGAAAAAGCTCCTGGAAAAGCAGAAGGCCGGCAAGAAGCGCATGAAGCAGGTCGGTTCGGTCGAGATTCCGCAAGAAGCTTTCCTCGCGATTCTTCGCGTCGAAGATTAA
- a CDS encoding glutaredoxin family protein, whose translation MPALKLYGRAWCHLCEDLRAGLEPIAAEFGVPVEWIDIDTDPALEALYDELVPVLLFDGVQLCHYRLDESRVRQALARIA comes from the coding sequence ATGCCCGCGCTCAAGCTCTACGGGCGCGCTTGGTGCCATCTCTGCGAGGATTTGCGCGCCGGACTCGAGCCGATCGCGGCGGAGTTCGGCGTGCCGGTCGAATGGATCGATATCGATACCGATCCAGCGCTCGAAGCGCTGTATGACGAACTCGTGCCCGTTTTGCTGTTCGATGGCGTCCAGTTGTGCCACTACCGGCTGGACGAATCCCGCGTGAGACAGGCGCTCGCCAGAATCGCCTGA